One Mycobacteroides abscessus ATCC 19977 genomic window carries:
- a CDS encoding immunity 63 family protein, with the protein MTVDSTGHEGAAPEPDDWPPDARTFTIRAAADDAAPSLAAELPITATELGMLDGDGNHPVQFCSVLLEPPVKHRFQAADADRYEREYCDRDDDGEFFMVHVALLGPRRPGVSLAPGARDVLVDVAYVVDLSLEEDGVLNPAKVDWAGGAIVDVAGNAPTEHVASAPADQPTATAPAASPAAATPEPGSPGSSEWVREQVDVRIAVLSRLAGEVAISEVPVPTELAKGERHSNTAPQYVLDGAQFWYHTRDPKKGFVWKTTTNPNELIYWCIDDVARGLAWRWTQQAATYKTMPPAMAQRTLWAPYWQLLMNALDTKWGAITGRNIRGLL; encoded by the coding sequence ATGACGGTTGATTCCACCGGTCACGAGGGGGCCGCGCCGGAGCCAGACGACTGGCCGCCCGACGCACGTACGTTCACCATCCGCGCCGCGGCGGACGACGCCGCGCCCAGTCTGGCCGCCGAACTACCCATTACCGCAACAGAACTCGGCATGCTGGATGGCGATGGCAACCATCCGGTGCAATTCTGCAGCGTCCTGCTGGAGCCCCCGGTCAAACACCGGTTCCAGGCTGCCGACGCGGATCGGTACGAACGCGAATACTGCGACCGGGACGACGACGGTGAATTCTTCATGGTTCATGTCGCGCTGTTGGGCCCGCGGCGCCCGGGAGTTTCCCTGGCGCCCGGTGCCCGGGACGTGCTGGTGGACGTCGCCTACGTCGTCGATCTGTCGTTGGAAGAGGACGGAGTGCTCAACCCCGCCAAGGTCGATTGGGCGGGTGGGGCGATCGTCGACGTCGCAGGTAACGCACCCACCGAACACGTGGCATCGGCTCCGGCGGATCAGCCGACCGCCACTGCCCCCGCTGCCAGCCCGGCCGCCGCAACCCCGGAGCCGGGGAGTCCTGGCAGCTCCGAGTGGGTCCGTGAGCAGGTAGACGTGCGCATCGCGGTGCTGAGCCGTCTCGCCGGAGAGGTGGCCATTTCCGAGGTGCCGGTACCCACCGAGCTGGCCAAGGGGGAACGGCACTCGAACACCGCCCCGCAGTACGTGCTCGATGGAGCCCAGTTCTGGTACCACACGCGTGATCCGAAAAAGGGTTTCGTGTGGAAGACGACGACCAATCCGAATGAGCTCATCTATTGGTGCATCGACGATGTGGCCAGGGGACTGGCATGGCGGTGGACACAGCAGGCAGCCACCTACAAGACGATGCCCCCGGCGATGGCACAACGCACCCTGTGGGCGCCGTACTGGCAGCTGCTGATGAATGCGCTCGACACCAAATGGGGTGCCATTACGGGCCGCAACATACGTGGCCTGCTGTGA
- the cynS gene encoding cyanase: MTKNEAAELIAARRVEKNLTWQHIAEAIDSPLIWTIAALLGQHPVPEVKANRVAELLDLEPQVATALRAQPYRGTLDGGAPSDPTIYRLYEALSVYGPAIKEAIHEEFGDGIMSAINFKVDVTRRPDPDGDRVVLTFDGKFLDYRW, from the coding sequence ATGACCAAGAACGAAGCCGCCGAACTGATCGCCGCGCGCCGCGTGGAAAAGAATCTGACATGGCAACACATCGCGGAAGCCATTGATTCACCGCTGATTTGGACCATCGCCGCCCTGCTGGGCCAGCATCCGGTGCCCGAAGTCAAGGCCAATAGGGTGGCCGAGCTTCTCGACCTGGAGCCGCAGGTCGCCACCGCACTACGCGCGCAGCCGTACCGCGGCACGCTCGATGGCGGTGCGCCCTCGGACCCGACGATCTACCGGCTCTATGAAGCGCTGAGCGTCTATGGCCCGGCGATCAAGGAGGCCATCCACGAGGAGTTCGGCGACGGCATCATGAGCGCGATCAATTTCAAAGTCGACGTCACGCGGCGGCCGGACCCCGATGGCGATCGCGTGGTGCTGACCTTCGACGGAAAGTTCCTCGACTACCGCTGGTGA
- a CDS encoding MarR family winged helix-turn-helix transcriptional regulator yields the protein MTAVSPEVDPLALERQVCFALAVTNRAVLAVYRPLLAPLGITHPQYLVMLTLWDHAKSGADDTREALSVKQIAALLQTDSATISPMLKRLESLGLITRPRSTADERTTHVTLTSRGAALREQALSVPAAVVERLGVNLAELENLHKVLTRVNTAALAAGALDTE from the coding sequence ATGACCGCAGTCTCGCCCGAGGTAGACCCGCTGGCCCTGGAGCGACAGGTGTGCTTCGCGCTGGCCGTGACCAACCGCGCGGTGCTGGCGGTGTATCGACCACTGCTCGCACCCCTAGGAATCACCCACCCGCAGTACCTGGTGATGCTGACGCTCTGGGATCACGCCAAAAGCGGCGCCGACGACACGCGAGAAGCCTTGTCCGTCAAGCAGATAGCTGCACTGCTGCAAACCGACTCGGCAACCATCTCCCCCATGCTCAAGCGACTCGAATCACTCGGACTGATCACCCGCCCACGCAGCACCGCCGATGAGCGCACCACGCACGTCACCCTGACCAGCCGGGGCGCCGCGCTTCGCGAGCAGGCCCTCAGCGTCCCCGCCGCAGTGGTGGAACGCCTGGGTGTCAACCTGGCCGAGCTCGAGAACCTTCACAAGGTGCTGACCAGGGTCAACACCGCCGCACTGGCCGCCGGAGCCCTCGATACCGAGTAA
- a CDS encoding DUF5313 domain-containing protein, translating into MAADRPNLIQYIAYCYGKRLPDSMRDWVAHDLAGKGAVRRHILRCAIPPLFILAPFWLLPASLYVHMEMTVPIYVWVLIMAHALNKVWRRHRLVQHDLDPGLVDVLKRQKDARIHEDYARRFGPRSGDGYSSSGPI; encoded by the coding sequence ATGGCCGCCGATCGTCCGAATCTCATCCAGTACATCGCCTACTGCTACGGGAAACGCCTGCCTGACTCGATGAGGGACTGGGTCGCCCATGATCTGGCAGGCAAGGGAGCGGTTCGACGGCATATCCTGCGGTGCGCAATTCCGCCGCTGTTCATCCTGGCGCCGTTCTGGCTGCTGCCCGCATCGCTCTATGTCCACATGGAAATGACGGTGCCCATCTATGTGTGGGTGTTGATCATGGCGCACGCCCTGAACAAGGTGTGGCGCCGCCATCGGCTGGTGCAGCACGATCTGGACCCGGGGCTGGTGGACGTGCTCAAGCGTCAGAAGGACGCGCGCATCCATGAAGACTATGCCCGCAGGTTCGGCCCGCGTTCGGGTGACGGCTACTCCAGTAGCGGACCCATCTGA
- a CDS encoding Nramp family divalent metal transporter, which produces MLERQKQARPLRGLSLLGPAFVAAIAYVDPGNVASNVSAGAKYGFLLVWVIVTANVMAGLVQYLSAKLGLVTGQSLPEAIGDRMARPTRLTFWLQAELVAMATDLAEVVGGAIALHLLFGLPLLLGGVITGIVSMALLTVQDRRGQRSFEYVISALLAIIAIGFLASVVVEPPPLPEAAAGLIPHFQGTESLLLATAMLGATVMPHAVYLHSGLTRDRHGRPAEGEPRRRLLRITRWDVCLAMVFAGAVNMAMLLAAATNLRGRDGVDTIEGAHAAVRDSLGPTVALLFAIGLLASGLASSSVGAYAGAMIMQGLLRRSIPIVARRLITLLPALAILAAGIDPTRALVISQVVLSFGIPFALIPLIRLTGDRRLMGSDANHRVTTLLGWIIAALISALNVVLIFLTLAN; this is translated from the coding sequence GTGCTGGAGCGACAGAAGCAGGCACGGCCATTGCGCGGGCTCTCCCTACTGGGCCCCGCCTTCGTCGCAGCCATTGCCTACGTCGACCCCGGAAACGTCGCCTCGAATGTCAGCGCCGGGGCCAAGTACGGCTTCTTGCTGGTCTGGGTGATCGTCACCGCCAACGTGATGGCCGGCCTGGTGCAATACCTCTCGGCGAAGCTGGGCCTCGTCACCGGACAGTCGCTACCGGAGGCGATCGGCGATCGCATGGCACGGCCCACTCGGCTGACATTTTGGCTGCAGGCCGAATTAGTCGCCATGGCAACGGATTTGGCTGAAGTAGTGGGCGGCGCCATCGCGCTACATCTATTGTTCGGCCTGCCGCTACTCCTTGGCGGTGTCATCACCGGAATAGTCTCGATGGCACTGCTGACCGTGCAAGACCGCCGCGGCCAGCGCTCCTTCGAATACGTGATATCCGCCCTACTGGCCATCATCGCCATCGGTTTCCTGGCCAGTGTCGTGGTGGAGCCGCCGCCGTTGCCCGAAGCCGCCGCCGGGCTCATCCCGCACTTTCAGGGCACCGAGAGCCTGCTGCTGGCAACGGCGATGCTGGGCGCGACGGTGATGCCACACGCGGTGTATCTGCACTCCGGCCTGACCCGGGACCGACACGGAAGACCCGCGGAGGGCGAGCCGCGACGACGCCTGCTGCGCATCACGCGCTGGGACGTATGCCTGGCGATGGTCTTCGCGGGCGCCGTCAACATGGCCATGCTGCTGGCGGCCGCCACCAATCTGCGGGGACGCGACGGCGTCGACACCATCGAGGGTGCGCACGCCGCGGTCCGCGACAGCCTGGGACCCACCGTGGCGCTGCTGTTCGCGATCGGCCTGCTGGCATCCGGGCTCGCATCGTCATCGGTCGGCGCCTATGCCGGCGCGATGATCATGCAAGGACTACTGCGCCGATCCATCCCCATCGTCGCGCGACGGCTGATCACCCTGCTGCCCGCGCTGGCGATTCTCGCGGCGGGCATCGACCCCACCCGCGCACTGGTGATATCGCAGGTGGTGTTGTCCTTCGGCATTCCCTTCGCCCTCATACCGCTGATCCGATTGACCGGCGACCGCCGGCTGATGGGCAGCGATGCCAATCATCGGGTGACCACGCTGCTGGGCTGGATTATTGCCGCGCTAATTTCGGCGCTCAACGTTGTCCTGATTTTCCTTACCCTTGCGAACTAG
- a CDS encoding Ku protein, producing the protein MRSIWKGSLAFGLVNVPVKVYSATEDHDLKFHQVHNKDNGRIRYKRTCEECGEVVEFRDINKAYEAEDGRTVVITDEDLASLPAESSREIEVLEFIPAAELDPLMYDKSYYLEPDSKSSKSYVLLAQTLAQTDRVAIVHFALRNKTRLAALRVKDFGERQVMIIHTLLWPDEIREPDFPVLDQEVKIKPAELAMAGQVVESMADDFDPSRYNDTYQSQLLEMVEAKLEGGEAFTKEEAPTELDATDVSDLLAKLEASVKKRQAEKASTN; encoded by the coding sequence ATGCGTTCCATCTGGAAGGGCTCCCTCGCCTTCGGGCTGGTGAACGTCCCTGTCAAGGTATACAGCGCGACCGAGGACCACGACCTCAAGTTCCATCAGGTGCACAACAAGGACAACGGCCGGATTCGCTACAAACGCACCTGCGAGGAATGCGGCGAGGTTGTGGAGTTCCGGGACATCAACAAGGCCTACGAGGCCGAAGACGGCCGCACGGTCGTCATCACCGATGAGGATCTGGCGAGCCTGCCCGCCGAATCCAGCCGTGAGATCGAGGTGTTGGAGTTCATCCCCGCCGCCGAGCTCGACCCGCTGATGTACGACAAGAGCTACTACCTGGAACCGGATAGCAAGTCCTCCAAATCGTATGTGCTGCTGGCACAGACACTCGCGCAGACCGACAGGGTCGCGATCGTGCATTTTGCGTTGCGCAACAAGACCAGGCTTGCGGCGCTGCGGGTCAAGGACTTCGGCGAACGCCAGGTGATGATCATCCACACCCTGCTGTGGCCCGACGAAATACGGGAACCCGACTTCCCGGTGTTGGACCAGGAAGTCAAAATCAAACCGGCAGAGCTGGCAATGGCCGGACAAGTCGTGGAGTCCATGGCCGACGATTTCGATCCCAGCCGATACAACGACACCTATCAGTCACAGCTGCTGGAGATGGTGGAGGCCAAACTCGAAGGCGGCGAGGCATTCACCAAGGAAGAGGCGCCGACCGAACTCGACGCCACCGACGTATCCGATCTGCTGGCCAAGCTCGAGGCCAGCGTCAAAAAGCGCCAGGCGGAAAAAGCCAGCACCAACTAG
- a CDS encoding ATP-dependent DNA ligase, translating into MERISPVWPTGAAESATSGPGATAFVRLSNAEKVLYPATDTSPATTKADVFGYYTAIAPFMLPHIAGRPVTRKRWPNGIDQPSFFEKDLASSAPDWLPRRRIEHKSRYVSYPLIDTSVALAWIAQQAALEVHVPQWRFAGENPGPATRLVFDLDPGEGVGMAQLAEVARAIRDVLADIGLTTFPVTSGSKGLHLYVPLAQPASSSGAVAVAKKVAVQLEQVMPDLVTATMTRQLRAGKVFVDWSQNSGSKTTVAPYSLRGRAVPTVAAPRTWEELDDPGLRQLRYDEVLTRAQRDGDLLAGLDDVEIAEDRLSTYRSMRDPTRTPEPVPAVKPEAGQDNSFVIQEHHATALHYDFRLERDGVLVSWAVPKNLPLEPSVNHLAVHTEDHPLEYGSFEGTIPKGEYGAGEVTIWDSGTYDTEKFIDPRDDSGADGGQKGEVIVTLHGKRITGRYALIRTNGKQWLVHRMKDQRPAGSMPVGLAPMLPTTGSVAGLTAEEWAFEGKWDGYRLILECDRGQLRALARSGRDVTAEFPALQRLAHELSDHRVVLDGEVVVPDRKGLPSFALLQNRTPGADIRFWAFDLLYLDGKSLLRTKYRDRRRLLEVLVTGTESMTVPQQLSGDGAAALAYSQDQGWEGVVAKRLDSTYVPGRTQSWIKAKNWSSQEVVIGGWRKGQGGRSSGIGSLLMGIPVEGGLRYAGRVGTGFTERELSSLKERLEPLHRAESPFDAPLSTVEAKDVQFVEPVLVAEVRYGDRTPGGILKHSSWRGLRTDKSVRDVELDLG; encoded by the coding sequence ATGGAACGCATATCCCCAGTATGGCCCACCGGAGCCGCGGAGTCGGCGACATCCGGCCCCGGGGCAACCGCGTTCGTCCGGCTGTCCAACGCCGAGAAAGTGCTGTACCCGGCCACGGATACCAGCCCGGCCACCACCAAAGCGGATGTCTTTGGCTACTACACCGCGATCGCCCCCTTCATGTTGCCGCATATCGCGGGCCGGCCGGTCACCCGCAAGCGGTGGCCCAACGGCATTGACCAGCCGTCGTTCTTCGAGAAGGACCTGGCTTCTTCGGCGCCCGACTGGCTGCCGAGGCGCCGCATCGAGCACAAGTCCCGCTACGTCAGCTACCCGCTGATCGACACCTCGGTCGCCTTGGCGTGGATCGCGCAGCAGGCGGCGCTCGAGGTGCACGTGCCACAGTGGCGATTCGCCGGTGAAAATCCAGGTCCGGCAACCCGGTTGGTATTCGACCTAGACCCGGGCGAGGGAGTCGGCATGGCCCAACTGGCGGAAGTGGCCAGGGCCATCCGGGATGTGCTGGCCGATATCGGCCTGACGACCTTTCCGGTGACCAGTGGAAGCAAGGGCCTGCACTTGTACGTGCCGCTGGCGCAACCAGCCAGCTCGTCCGGTGCGGTCGCCGTGGCGAAGAAGGTTGCCGTCCAGTTGGAGCAGGTGATGCCCGACCTGGTGACGGCGACGATGACCCGACAGCTACGCGCGGGCAAGGTCTTCGTGGATTGGAGCCAGAACAGCGGTTCCAAGACGACGGTGGCGCCCTACTCATTGCGTGGCCGGGCGGTGCCGACCGTCGCCGCGCCGCGCACGTGGGAAGAACTGGACGACCCCGGCCTGCGTCAGCTGCGATACGACGAAGTACTGACGCGGGCCCAGCGTGACGGCGACCTGCTGGCCGGGCTCGACGATGTTGAGATCGCCGAGGACAGGCTGTCCACCTATCGCAGCATGCGCGATCCCACACGCACGCCTGAACCGGTACCGGCAGTCAAACCCGAAGCTGGGCAAGATAATTCATTTGTCATCCAGGAGCATCACGCCACCGCGCTGCACTACGACTTCCGGCTGGAGCGCGACGGCGTGCTGGTGTCGTGGGCGGTGCCCAAGAACCTGCCCCTGGAACCGTCGGTCAATCATCTCGCGGTGCACACCGAGGATCATCCGCTGGAGTACGGCTCCTTCGAAGGCACCATCCCGAAGGGGGAGTATGGGGCGGGCGAGGTGACGATCTGGGACTCGGGCACTTACGACACCGAGAAGTTCATCGACCCGCGCGACGATTCAGGAGCCGACGGCGGGCAAAAAGGTGAGGTCATCGTGACCCTCCACGGCAAGCGAATCACCGGGCGGTACGCGCTGATTCGAACCAACGGCAAGCAATGGCTGGTGCACCGGATGAAGGATCAGCGGCCCGCCGGTTCGATGCCCGTCGGTCTCGCGCCGATGTTGCCGACCACCGGGTCGGTGGCGGGTCTGACCGCCGAAGAATGGGCGTTTGAAGGCAAATGGGACGGCTATCGGCTGATCCTGGAATGCGATCGCGGACAGCTCAGAGCATTGGCGCGCAGCGGGCGCGACGTCACGGCCGAATTCCCGGCGTTGCAACGGCTTGCGCATGAACTGTCCGATCACCGGGTGGTACTCGACGGCGAGGTGGTGGTGCCGGATCGTAAGGGCCTGCCCAGCTTTGCGCTGCTGCAGAATAGGACACCAGGCGCCGACATCAGGTTCTGGGCCTTCGATCTGCTGTATCTGGACGGAAAATCGTTGTTGCGTACCAAGTATCGGGACCGACGTCGACTGCTTGAGGTGCTGGTTACCGGCACCGAATCGATGACAGTCCCGCAGCAGTTGAGCGGCGACGGCGCCGCGGCCCTTGCGTACTCGCAGGATCAAGGCTGGGAGGGGGTGGTGGCCAAGAGGCTGGATTCCACCTACGTTCCCGGCCGAACACAGTCTTGGATCAAGGCAAAGAACTGGAGTAGTCAAGAGGTCGTCATCGGCGGCTGGCGCAAGGGGCAGGGCGGCCGCAGCAGCGGAATAGGGTCCTTGCTCATGGGAATACCCGTCGAGGGTGGTCTGCGCTATGCGGGCCGGGTCGGTACCGGATTCACCGAGAGGGAACTGTCATCGCTGAAGGAGCGTCTAGAGCCCCTGCACCGTGCCGAATCGCCTTTCGATGCGCCGCTGTCCACCGTCGAGGCCAAGGATGTGCAGTTCGTCGAGCCGGTGTTGGTGGCCGAAGTCCGATACGGTGACCGCACCCCGGGCGGAATTCTGAAGCACTCAAGTTGGCGCGGACTGCGCACCGACAAGTCAGTTCGCGACGTCGAGCTCGATCTCGGATAG
- a CDS encoding DUF4873 domain-containing protein: MSEHGTDDDIFDGTAVITAGEFTTESRVRLIGFFNPLDGKFHWQGTIYAKPEGGELRGGTQVIIAVGDTSAQGRITEQTPWGHFSVAGVGAPPYPLSEIELDVAN; this comes from the coding sequence GTGAGCGAGCACGGCACGGACGACGACATTTTCGACGGGACGGCCGTCATCACCGCGGGCGAGTTCACCACCGAATCGCGGGTGCGGCTGATCGGCTTCTTCAATCCTTTGGACGGCAAATTTCACTGGCAGGGAACGATTTACGCCAAACCCGAGGGTGGAGAGCTCAGGGGCGGCACGCAGGTCATCATTGCCGTGGGTGACACCAGCGCACAGGGACGCATCACCGAGCAGACGCCGTGGGGGCACTTCTCGGTGGCCGGCGTCGGCGCGCCGCCGTACCCGCTATCCGAGATCGAGCTCGACGTCGCGAACTGA
- a CDS encoding AurF N-oxygenase family protein, with product MTATLNNGPARTPNREEYSDRLLKGTVRRSYQPMVDLDWDAPLDPDKYYLPPKVVSLYGTEVWNRMSRAEQIELSRHEMVNLLSTGIWFENMLNQGLLRVMMHANPVSSETLYSLAEIGDETRHMTMFAKAIEKTGLPPYRMPWYQRVMANLLPLALKGPVLWVAALIGEEIFDALQREIMDDPELQPLVQRLMRIHVTEEARHIQFARDGIRQRLDRTPTRVKVILRLTNGLGGPIFRYLLTNKKMYEAVGLPGRETMRLARSNPAFQEASQTGFAPLYKFLEETGLMGRLSRRMWRRTGFVA from the coding sequence GTGACGGCTACCCTCAACAACGGCCCCGCTCGGACCCCCAATCGGGAGGAATACTCCGACCGGCTCCTCAAGGGCACGGTGCGGCGCTCATACCAGCCGATGGTGGATCTGGATTGGGACGCGCCGTTAGATCCGGACAAGTACTACCTGCCGCCCAAGGTCGTCTCGCTGTATGGCACCGAGGTGTGGAACCGCATGTCACGCGCGGAGCAGATCGAGCTGTCGCGGCACGAGATGGTGAATCTGCTCTCCACCGGCATCTGGTTCGAGAACATGCTCAACCAGGGCTTGCTGCGGGTGATGATGCACGCCAACCCCGTCAGCAGTGAGACGCTGTACTCGCTCGCCGAGATCGGTGACGAGACACGGCATATGACGATGTTTGCCAAGGCCATCGAAAAGACCGGCCTGCCCCCGTACCGGATGCCGTGGTATCAGCGGGTGATGGCCAACCTGCTACCTCTGGCGCTCAAGGGCCCGGTGCTCTGGGTCGCCGCCCTCATCGGCGAGGAAATCTTCGATGCCCTGCAGCGCGAGATCATGGACGACCCAGAGCTACAGCCACTTGTACAGCGGCTCATGCGGATTCACGTCACCGAGGAGGCCCGGCATATTCAGTTCGCGCGTGACGGCATTCGCCAGCGTCTGGACCGCACCCCCACCCGCGTCAAGGTCATCCTGCGACTGACCAACGGTCTGGGCGGACCGATCTTCCGGTACCTGCTGACCAACAAGAAAATGTATGAGGCTGTCGGGCTTCCGGGCCGCGAGACCATGCGGCTGGCGCGCAGCAATCCGGCGTTCCAGGAAGCCTCGCAGACCGGCTTCGCGCCGCTGTACAAATTCCTCGAGGAAACCGGCCTGATGGGCCGGTTGTCCCGGCGAATGTGGCGCAGAACGGGTTTCGTCGCGTGA
- a CDS encoding TetR/AcrR family transcriptional regulator, which produces MKVSRSSHRGRTRDHGEIRRRILDAAEECLLEHGYEARLHALIAKKAGLSRPTVYKHVGDQAAIIEALFHREFLRFGEMLEPVFAAAKNPRTGFIDAIVRIVQHGRHHPLLQKGLKENPEQVLPYLTVKARPFIDQTTILLAPYFRQLLTEEQLASINVKAAAEWSFRIAASLLVTPGVVETQTDEQLGDFIGNLLKVSAITEEISATVLAPDSAAS; this is translated from the coding sequence ATGAAAGTGAGCCGGTCGAGCCATCGCGGACGCACCCGCGACCACGGTGAGATTCGCCGTCGTATCCTCGATGCCGCTGAGGAATGCTTGCTGGAGCACGGCTATGAGGCCCGTCTGCACGCGCTGATCGCCAAGAAGGCGGGCCTGTCGCGACCCACCGTCTATAAGCACGTGGGTGATCAGGCCGCGATCATCGAGGCACTGTTCCACCGCGAGTTTCTCCGGTTCGGTGAAATGCTGGAACCCGTCTTCGCGGCTGCCAAGAATCCCCGCACCGGGTTCATCGACGCCATCGTGCGCATTGTGCAGCACGGCCGCCATCACCCGTTGCTACAGAAGGGGCTCAAGGAGAACCCCGAACAGGTGCTGCCGTATCTGACAGTGAAGGCACGCCCGTTCATCGACCAGACAACGATCTTGCTGGCGCCGTACTTCCGTCAGCTGCTCACCGAGGAACAGCTGGCCTCTATCAACGTCAAGGCGGCCGCCGAATGGAGCTTCCGGATTGCGGCCTCACTGTTGGTGACCCCGGGTGTCGTCGAGACCCAGACCGATGAGCAGCTGGGCGACTTCATCGGGAATCTGCTCAAGGTCTCGGCGATCACCGAAGAGATCTCCGCGACGGTGTTGGCTCCCGATTCGGCTGCTTCGTAA
- the cobF gene encoding precorrin-6A synthase (deacetylating) — MRRIRVIGIGAGHPEYLTVQAIAALNEVDVFFVADKGDIKDDLVELRRHICERYITDPDYRFVELPDPVRGKGEYRGAVTQWHAERAALWAKAIASDLPDGGTGAFLAWGDPSLYDSTLRILDAILVDDPAAFEYDVLPGITAISALTARHRIVLNGIGEPVLITTGRRLLDEWPRAGTVVVMLDGDCAFRQLDPSTQIWWGAYLGTEHELLVAGTVGEVGDRIAQVRTEARADHGWIMDTYLLRSVGA, encoded by the coding sequence ATGCGACGGATTCGCGTCATCGGGATCGGCGCCGGCCACCCCGAATATTTGACGGTGCAAGCCATCGCCGCGCTCAATGAGGTCGACGTGTTCTTTGTCGCTGATAAGGGCGATATCAAGGACGACCTGGTCGAGCTGCGCCGACATATCTGCGAGCGATACATCACCGACCCCGACTATCGCTTCGTCGAATTACCTGATCCGGTGCGCGGTAAAGGTGAGTACCGGGGCGCGGTGACACAGTGGCATGCCGAGCGGGCAGCCCTGTGGGCCAAGGCAATTGCGTCTGATCTGCCTGACGGTGGTACCGGCGCGTTTCTTGCGTGGGGCGACCCCTCCCTGTATGACAGCACCCTGCGAATCCTGGATGCGATCCTGGTCGACGACCCGGCCGCCTTCGAGTACGACGTACTGCCGGGAATCACCGCGATCTCCGCTTTGACCGCCCGGCACCGGATCGTGCTGAACGGCATCGGCGAACCGGTGCTCATCACGACGGGGCGCCGGCTACTGGATGAGTGGCCCCGCGCAGGAACGGTCGTGGTGATGCTGGACGGTGATTGCGCGTTCCGGCAGCTGGATCCGTCGACCCAGATCTGGTGGGGGGCGTACCTGGGCACCGAACATGAGCTGCTGGTGGCGGGCACAGTCGGTGAGGTGGGTGACCGGATCGCGCAGGTTCGTACGGAAGCCCGAGCTGACCACGGCTGGATCATGGACACCTACCTGCTGCGGAGTGTCGGCGCGTAG